The Desulfuromonadales bacterium DNA segment GGAATCTCCGGCCTGGTGGCGGTCAACTCCCTGATGGCCATGGTCGGCGGGGTGCTGTTTGCCCTGGTTGCCAGTCGGAACGACCCGGGTTTTGTGCACAACGGTGCTCTGGCGGGGCTGATCGCCATCTGTGCCGGCTCCGATCTGGTCCATCCGCTGGGGGCTTTTTTGATGGGCGGGATCGCTGCCCTGATTTTTGTCTTCGGCTTTCAGTGGGAACAGGAGCGGTTGCAGATCGACGATGTCCTGGGGGTCTGGCCGCTGCATGGGATCATCGGCACCTGGGGGGGGGTTGCCGCCGGCATCTTCGGGAACCCGGTGCTCGGCGGGTTGGGAGGGGTGTCGTTCTTTTCGCAATTGGCCGGAAGCGTCCTGGCAGTTCTCTACGCACTGGCAACGGGGGCTGTGGTCTACTGGGTCATCCGGCGTTTCATCGGGTTCCGCATGAGCGACGAAGCGGAATTCGCAGGTCCGGACCTCGCCATCCACCAGATCCATGCCTATCCCGAGGATTATGTGCGGTAGCGGCAGGCAGGGAGGTTTGACGGCATTTGCCGCCGCAGGTATAATAAGGGTGAAAAAAGAGTTTGAGGGGGACCGGACGCGGTTCCTCTATTCGCCCTGGTTACTTGCCCTCCTGGTTTCCAGGGTGTTTTTTGTCGACAGCGGCGAAAAGGCCGTCTCCCCATTCACGGGAAGACGGCCTTTTTTCCATGTTGCAAAAGAATCAACCCGTCAAGGCGGGGCATGTTGCTGCCGCTTGTATTCAGCCCTGATGTGTTTATGACAGCTGTTTTTTTTCTTCCTCGTGGATGAGGTGGGCAAAAGTGTAGCGGCTGAGAGTGCTCATCAATTCGCCCCGAATCTCGCGCCAGGCGCCATGGACCGGGCAGAAGACGTCCCGTTCGCAGGCGCCTTCCCGGGTCAGGCACTGATTGATGTAGAGAGGCCCCTCCTGGGCTTGCACCACATCGAGCAGGGAGACTTCCTGGGGGGGCTTGAGTAAGTAGAAGCCGCCGCCAACTCCGCGTTGGGAGCCGACGATTCCGGCCTTGATCAGGGGTTGAAATATTTTGGTGAGAAAAGCCGGAGTGATGCTCTGGGTCCGGCAGATGTCCTTTTTGAAAACGATTTCTCCGCGTGGCTGTTTGGCCAGGAAGAGCACTGCGCGGATTGCATATTCAGTGGCTCGGGTGATAAGCAAGGGCTACCTCCAATTGATGACCTTTGAGGTAATTGGTAACCCCCGGCGCGAATTTTGTCAATCACAAAGACGGGAAACCTGGGTGGGAAATGCGTAGGTCAGGCCGGAACGAGGCGCTGAATCTGGCTGATGAGAGAAACGTCGTTGAATGGTTTCTGGATGTAGCCGTCGGCTCCCGAACTTTTGACGAGTTCTTCCAGCTCACTGCTCGATTTGGTCGACATGAGCAGTACGGGAATGTGGCGGCTCGACTCCCGCTCCTTGAGCAGGCGAACTTTACGGTCGCCGTTCAGCATCGGCATCATGACATCGATCAGGATCAAATCGGGCCGGCGTGTTGCGTAAATGAACTGGTTGGCCTCGATGCCGGAATCGGTGGTTATCACTTCATAGCCGGCCCCTTCGAGGGCGTCTGCGGCAACCGCCAGAACCAGCTTGCTGTCATCTATAACCACGACGCGTTTCGCTTGCATGCTCTTCCTTCCTTGTCAGGCGGCAATTGTTCATAAATATAACGGTGTTATGTGAGATATTTATGAGGTTAACCGAGGCGACCAGGCTTGTCAAATGTAAAAATCGCGGCAGTATAACTGGCGGGTGGCGCGGCGTAGCGTCGGTTTGTCGTAAAATCAAACAAGGGTCCTGAAATGCTGCGGTCAGCTAAGCCGAATGGCCGCGAAGGGAATGCTCGCCGCATTTGCTGTCCGTAAGCTAACTGCGCCGGCCCCTCTTGACAGGTTTTGGAACAGGG contains these protein-coding regions:
- a CDS encoding response regulator, with the protein product MQAKRVVVIDDSKLVLAVAADALEGAGYEVITTDSGIEANQFIYATRRPDLILIDVMMPMLNGDRKVRLLKERESSRHIPVLLMSTKSSSELEELVKSSGADGYIQKPFNDVSLISQIQRLVPA
- a CDS encoding Rrf2 family transcriptional regulator, whose amino-acid sequence is MLITRATEYAIRAVLFLAKQPRGEIVFKKDICRTQSITPAFLTKIFQPLIKAGIVGSQRGVGGGFYLLKPPQEVSLLDVVQAQEGPLYINQCLTREGACERDVFCPVHGAWREIRGELMSTLSRYTFAHLIHEEEKKQLS